A window of Pullulanibacillus sp. KACC 23026 genomic DNA:
AAGGAATCGATCTTCCTAACGTTTCCTTTGCCAAAAATGAGAGAGTTAATTTATACTATTTATTAGTAAGTAGATACAAGGTTTCGTGGATGTTACAACAATGAAACGGGAGAACCGTCCCCGCGTTTCCCCTCGTTTCGTGATTGGAGCAGGTTGTGATGAGAGAGTTGTCGATGGAGTCTTTTCTGGCTGATGAGCGCAAGGTGTATGAGGTGCTTTTTTTTCACACGCCTTTTTGTGGGACTTGTCAATTGGGTGAGAGGATGTTAAAGGTAGTTGAAGAGGCTTTGAAGCAGCCTTCTCTTGCTTTTTATTCATGCCGAGTGTCCGAATGGCAGTCTTTGGTACAGAAATGGCAGATAAGCAGTGTGCCAGCGCTTGTCCTTTTGAAGAATGGTGAACGAGTGGACAGCTGTTA
This region includes:
- a CDS encoding thioredoxin family protein; amino-acid sequence: MRELSMESFLADERKVYEVLFFHTPFCGTCQLGERMLKVVEEALKQPSLAFYSCRVSEWQSLVQKWQISSVPALVLLKNGERVDSCYAFESVPFLYDFLQKFITNSK